TGCGCAGGCTTTTGGCGGCTGCCGGGTTCAGCTGTACTGCTTTTTCCAGATCTTTCTGGGCTTCTTTGGGCTTGTTGATGGAGGCATAGCAAATACCGCGGTACTCATACGCATCGGCGTAGTTAGGATCCAGGGTAATCACTTTGGCAAAGTCGCCCAGCGCCGATTTGTTGTTGCTCATCTGCATCTTGGCTACTCCACGGGCAAAAAACGCCTCTTTATCATCGGGGCGCAGTCGAATTACCTTGCTCAGGTCGCCAATGGCGGGCGTTATCTCCTCATTCTTCAGGTGGGCCAGGCCCCGGTTGTAGTAGGCATCCGTGTTGGTGGGGTTCAGCTTAATGGCCGCATTGTAGTCCTTAATGGCGTCCGGGTAGTCCTTCAGCTGCAGATGCGCTTTGGCACGCGCCAGCAGAGCCTCTTCATTTTTTGGATTGCCGGCCAGCACTTTGTCAGAGGTCTGTACCTGCAGCTTATAATCAGCGGCGGTCATTTTCTTGGGAGGCAATACGGCCGCCTCCACTTTAACAGGCGCGGCCGCAGTCTGCTCCTGCGCGGGTGAAGTGGTAGCAGGGGCTGCCGGAACCGCTGTTTGCGCCGAGGCTGTGTAGGCCAGGGAAACAGTTAAAATACCGGCTGCCAGCAAAGAGAAGCAGTGTTTCATGAGACTTATAAAAATTAGATTGTTGAAAAAGGTGGGGGCGGAACGCGGGTGAAAAAGGATAGACAATATCCGGGCCAGCTATTTGCCTTTCGCCTCATTCGGAACTGATTGATTTCCGTGTCTATCTTTACTCCCGCTTTGCGAAAACAAACAACGTGGCATCAACCTGCTGCGGAAAAGTGAAGGCAAGGTTTTTCAAAAATACGGGAAGAATGGTCTTCCCTCCAAGCACTTATTCCAAGATATGGCATTGCAATTCGACCTGGTCGTGATTGGCAGCGGCCCGGGCGGCTACGTAGCCGCCATCCGGGCATCGCAGCTGGGGCTGAAAGTAGGCGTGGTAGAGCGTGAGTCGCTCGGGGGTTTGCCTCAACTGGGGCTGTATTCCTACCAAAGCGCTGCTGAAAAGCGCCCAAGTGTTTGAATACCTCAACCACGCCGCCGACTATGGCCTGACCGCCGAGGGGGTGGGCTACGACTTTGGTGCCGTAATTAAGCGCAGCCGTGGCGTAGCCGAGGGCATGAGCAAGGGCATCAACTTCCTGTTCCGCAAGAATAAGATTGAAACCGTGATGGGCACCGGCAAGCTGCTGGCCCCCGGCAAAGTAGAAGTAACTGCCGCCGACGGCACCAAGCAGACGGTGGAGGCCAAGCACATCATTCTGGCCACCGGCGCCCGCTCCCGCGAGCTGCCCGCGCTGCCCATCGATGGTAAAAAAATCATTGGCTACCGCCAGGCCATGGTGCT
The Hymenobacter sp. DG25B genome window above contains:
- a CDS encoding tetratricopeptide repeat protein, with product MKHCFSLLAAGILTVSLAYTASAQTAVPAAPATTSPAQEQTAAAPVKVEAAVLPPKKMTAADYKLQVQTSDKVLAGNPKNEEALLARAKAHLQLKDYPDAIKDYNAAIKLNPTNTDAYYNRGLAHLKNEEITPAIGDLSKVIRLRPDDKEAFFARGVAKMQMSNNKSALGDFAKVITLDPNYADAYEYRGICYASINKPKEAQKDLEKAVQLNPAAAKSLRKYGKK